The Alkalihalobacillus sp. TS-13 genomic interval CAGGAAGATGAAGACTGCCACCAAGAACGAAGCCCAATCACCGACATGGTAGGTCAAAGCTTGTTGGGTGAGCTGGATACCATCTTCTGAACCCGTATATTGACCAGAAAGAATGATCATCATCGCTGTTGCCGTACAGATCAGCAACGTATCAGTGAATACACTCAACGTTTGGATCAAACCTTGTTTGGCAGGGTGTGATACGTTTGCAGTAGCTGCTGCGTTCGGCGCACTACCCATACCGGCTTCATTCGAGAACAACCCGCGTTTGATACCATTCATCAGTGCTGCACCAAGTCCGCCACCGATCGCTTCCTCCAAACCGAATGCACTTTTTACAATCAAGGCAACTACTGATGGAAGTTCCGTTATGTTCACAATTAAAACATAAAGAGCTAAGAGTAAGTACAGGATCGCCATCACAGGTACGATCGCTTCTGCAACACGTGCAATCCGCTTGATTCCGCCAAAAATGATGATGGCAACGATTGTACTCAGCGTAATTCCGATCACAACCCTGCTAAGGCCGAAGGAATTTTCAAACGCTAATGAAATCGTGTTCGCTTGAACGGAGTTGAATACCAATCCGAAAGTAAATGTGATGAGGACCGCAAACAGGACGCCCATCCATCGTTTGTTAAGACCTTTTTCCATATAGTATGCAGGTCCGCCCCTGAAACCAAAGTCGTCTTTCACTTTATAGATTTGGGCAAGCGTACTTTCTACAAAAGCAGTCGCAGCCCCAATCAAAGCGATTACCCACATCCAGAATACCGCGCCAGGACCGCCCAAGGAAATCGCTAACGCTACACCAGCCAGGTTACCAGTACCAACACGAGACGCAGTACTGATACTGAAAGCCTGGAAGGAAGATACACCCCGTTTCTTCTTATCCTTTGAAAGGGTTGCACCTTCCCCTAAAAGCTTGACCATGTCCTTGATCATGGTGAATTGTACAAATTTAGTACGGATGGAGAAATAAATACCAAGAATGAGTAATAGTCCAATCAAAATATATGTCCATAAAATATCATTTCCCCATCCGATGATGGTTTCTAACCAAGACAAACGTATCACCTCTTATGTATAAATTTTACGCATACTGTCCCTATTGTATTACACACGATACAGCCTGTCATTGGATGCTGTTGGTAATACGAAAACGCATGCTATATTTTGGCAATACCCTTTTTCATGTAAGGAATAACTACCTAATTGAAAAAAGGTTGTCCAATAGGTCTTTTTGGACAGCCTCTTTTTGTTCCAACTCATTAATGGCGATTCAAAAAAGCCTTGATGCGCCTTTGATGTTCCGATGTCTTCCTCATTTTACCTTGAGCCTCATTTTCCAATTCCATTGTGTTCGTTAGTTCCGGCAGATTCAGTGAATTTAAGATCAATTTTGTCTCGATCAATGCTTCAATCGGCTGGTTCAAAAATTGTTTTGCAATTTCTTCAGCATGTGAAAATGGTTGATCGCTGACGACTTTGTCGATCAACCCGAGTTGAAACGCTTCCTCTGCGTTGAACGTCTGACCGTTCCATATCGCTTGCTTCGCCTTTTGGTCACCAAGCTTGTTTTTTAAAAGATAATGACATCCTCCATCAGCGACAAGTCCCACTTTGATAAAATTCAAACCAAAACTCGAGTCCTCTGAAGCGACAATATAATCAGACGAAAGGGCAAGACTGAACCCGAGGCCTGCTGCTGGACCATGAACAGCCGAGATGACGATTTTAGGCAACGTATATAGCTTCAAAATCATTTCTTTTACCTGATTCATGATTTCATTGAAACGGGTTTCCGAAATATCTTCAGTCATCGAAGTGATATCTCCTCCGGAAGAAAACCCCGGCCCTGCGCCAGACAAAAGGACAATATTCGCATTGCTTTCAGTAATGGAATCAAGCGTTTCAATCAATTGCTCAATCAATTCAACATTCATCGCGTTCAAAACGTCCGGGCGGTTCAACTCAATATGTGCGACCTGATCGTTGATTTCCATTCGAATCGGTTGACTAGAACTTGTAGTGGTCATATATGGTCTCCTCTCAATTTTCATCATACTCTCTGTTGACTTGTTTCGGTTAGATTGTTTTTCTACATTTCGAAAACAGCTTTTATTAATTAATCATAACCGCTCGATGATTGCAGCGGTTGCCATACCATGTCCGATACAGATGGTTAATAAGCCATATTTCCCGTCAATCCGTTCGAGTTCATGCAGCAAAGTTGTAATCAGCTTCGCTCCTGTGGCACCTAATGGATGTCCTAATGCGATTGCGCCTCCATTTACATTCACTCGATCAAGCGAACCACCGATTTCTTTTTCCCATGCCAGTACAACAGGGGCAAAAGCTTCATTGATTTCAACACGATCCATATCGTTGATTGAAAGCCCGGCTCTATCCAACACCTTTCTGGTCGCTGGAATAACGCCATCCAACATTAGAGTCGGGTCTGAACCCACAACTACACGCTCGACGATTCTTGCACGCGGTTTCAACCCCATTGATTCGGCTTTCTTCTTTTCCATTAAAAGCACAGCCGCAGCCCCATCACTCATCTGGCTCGCATTCCCAGCAGTGACGACACCATCTGGCTTGAAGACCGGTTTAAGACTTGCAAGAGCTTCAAGGGACGTATCCTTCCGCGGTCCTTCATCCATAGAAACTGAAATTGGATTTCCATCCGGATCTTCACCATTGACGGTAAGGATTTCACGTTCAAAGTGTCCTTCCTTTTGTGCATGTAAGGCCCTTCTGTGGCTTTCATACGCGTATCGGTCTAGTTCCTCTCTGGTCATATCATATTTATCAGCGATCAATTCCGCGGAAACCCCCTGGTGAACAAAATTATATTTTTCTTTCAATGAATTCGGGATTGTCCGTTCATTGCCATCACTTAGGATGGGGACCATCGTCATATTCTCGACACCAGCGGCAATTGTAATGTCCATATCCCCAGCTAAAATTTCTTGAGCAGCAAAATGCAAAGCCTGCTGGCCAGAGCCGCACATGCGGTTGATTTGAACTGACGGTACTTCCACAGGAAATCCGGAATCGAGCGCTGCGAGGCGGCCAATATTGAAACCTTGTTCAGAATGTGGCGTCACGCATCCCATTACAATATCTTCAATTAGATGCTTTTCGATTTTCGCTCTTTTCGTCACTTCATCCAAAACCGCCCCAGCCAAATGAATAGGATGGGTGTTCCGGAAGGCTCCTTTCCGTTTACCGACAGCAGTACGAACTGCTTCCACAATCACAACTTCTCTATTCATGTATGTTCCCTCCACTCTGCTGAATGTTTATTTATCGTACTTGTAAAATCCACGTCCTGTTTTGACACCGTAATGTCCTGCCTCAACGAGCTTTCTTAAAATTTGTGGCGGGCGGAAACGATCCCCATACGCATCCATCATGCCCTCACATACGAACATCATCGTATCCAAGCCGACATAATCAGCAAGCTCCAAAGGTCCCATTGGATAATTCAATCCGAGCCGGATCGCTTTATCGATGTCTTCAATAGTAGCAATACCTTCCTCATAGATACGCATACACTCGATCATATGCGCGGACAGTGCCCGTGTTGTAACAAACCCTTGAGCATCTTTTACGAGTACTGTCTCTTTACCAACTTCTTCAGAAACTTGTTCGATCACTTTGACAGTCTCGTCTAACGTGTCGATTCCTTTGACAATTTCAATCAGTTTCATAATCGGAGGCGGGTTGAACCAATGCATCCCGATCACTCGTTCAGGCCGCTTGGTTGCAGACGCAATCGCTGTCACGCTGAGTTCTGATGTATTGGTCGCAAGGATCGCTTTTTCAGGAGCCATCTCGTCAAGTTGTTTGAAGACACTTTTTTTCAAGTCCAAATTTTCCGGCACAGCTTCGATGATCAGATCGCTTTCCGTACACGCGACATGGAGCTCAAGAGAGGTAGAAATGTTCGCAATGGTGTTTTCGACATCCTGTGTAGATAGATGACCTGCTTTCTGCAATCGGCCAAGACTTTTCTGGATTTTGTCCATCCCTTTATTCAGTGCCTCTTCGGTAATGTCCTGTATGATGACTCTTTTCCCTTTCATAGCCATGGCTTGGGCGATTCCATTTCCCATCAGCCCTGCACCAATGACCCCTACTTGTTTGATCATGTTTGTACATTCTCCTTTGCCTGTTGTTCGATATAATGTTTTCTCAATTGGAACTTCAGAACTTTCCCAGATGCATTCCGTGGTAATTGTTCCATTTGGTAAAACATGCGCGGCACTTTATACCCTGCTAGCTTTTCACGGCAAAATGCCTTGATTTCCTCTGGATTGATTACTGCCTCTTTTTGGGGGACGATGACGGCAGCGACGGTTTCACCCCATACTTCGTGAGGTATACCGATAACCGCTGTTTCAAGCACATCCGGATGCGCATAAATCGCTTGTTCCACTTCTGTTGAATAGACGTTTTCACCCCCGGAGATGATCATGTCCTTTTTACGATCGACTAATGTAATGTAGCCTTCTTCATCCATCGTCGCCAGATCTCCTGTATAAAGCCATCCATCACGAAATGTTTCCTGTGTTTCTTCCGATTTATTGTAGTACTCCTTCATTACCGTCTCACCACGGATGATGAACTCCCCTATTTGACCGGTCGCTACATCTTCTCCCGTCTCATCAACCACTCGCACCTCGGTATTCGGAATCGGGGTACCCCCTGCTCCGATTTTATCGAGATGGCGGCTCGGTGTGAGACAAACACCTCCTGGACCACCTTCTGTCAACCCGCACAAGTTATAAAACTGTTTATGGCTGAACAGGTCCATGCTCTTCTCTAACAAGGAAAGGGGCATCGGTGCTGCTCCATACGCACATTTACGGACCGAAGAGAGGTCGAACTCCTTGCCATTCGGAACCTGGAGGAAAAAGTTATACATCGTCGGCACCCCGAAGAACACCGATATCCTATGTTCTTCAAATGCTTTCAATGTCTGCACAGGATCGAAATCCTGATAGATCACTTGTGTACATCCTAAAAATGTACTGAGTACCATGAACAAATTCAGTTGGGCACAATGATAGAGCGGTGCGATATGGATGACCCGATCCTCTACAGTCAGTCCCATCATTGCAGTCAGGTTGATCCCGACATGAAAGACACGATGGTGATCGAAGAGCGCACCTTTCGGCCTCCCTGTCGTTCCGGAGGTATAGAGGA includes:
- a CDS encoding sodium:alanine symporter family protein, encoding MSWLETIIGWGNDILWTYILIGLLLILGIYFSIRTKFVQFTMIKDMVKLLGEGATLSKDKKKRGVSSFQAFSISTASRVGTGNLAGVALAISLGGPGAVFWMWVIALIGAATAFVESTLAQIYKVKDDFGFRGGPAYYMEKGLNKRWMGVLFAVLITFTFGLVFNSVQANTISLAFENSFGLSRVVIGITLSTIVAIIIFGGIKRIARVAEAIVPVMAILYLLLALYVLIVNITELPSVVALIVKSAFGLEEAIGGGLGAALMNGIKRGLFSNEAGMGSAPNAAATANVSHPAKQGLIQTLSVFTDTLLICTATAMMIILSGQYTGSEDGIQLTQQALTYHVGDWASFLVAVFIFLFAFSSVVGNYYYGETNLEFINPEKKGWIFIYRLAVVGMVMFGSVAQLAIVWSLADLFMATMALVNLIAIAMLGKIAFHALQDYVTQKRTGKNPIFNPRTIGLKNTEIWDEEREYHENMEKEQ
- a CDS encoding enoyl-CoA hydratase, encoding MTTTSSSQPIRMEINDQVAHIELNRPDVLNAMNVELIEQLIETLDSITESNANIVLLSGAGPGFSSGGDITSMTEDISETRFNEIMNQVKEMILKLYTLPKIVISAVHGPAAGLGFSLALSSDYIVASEDSSFGLNFIKVGLVADGGCHYLLKNKLGDQKAKQAIWNGQTFNAEEAFQLGLIDKVVSDQPFSHAEEIAKQFLNQPIEALIETKLILNSLNLPELTNTMELENEAQGKMRKTSEHQRRIKAFLNRH
- a CDS encoding thiolase family protein, giving the protein MNREVVIVEAVRTAVGKRKGAFRNTHPIHLAGAVLDEVTKRAKIEKHLIEDIVMGCVTPHSEQGFNIGRLAALDSGFPVEVPSVQINRMCGSGQQALHFAAQEILAGDMDITIAAGVENMTMVPILSDGNERTIPNSLKEKYNFVHQGVSAELIADKYDMTREELDRYAYESHRRALHAQKEGHFEREILTVNGEDPDGNPISVSMDEGPRKDTSLEALASLKPVFKPDGVVTAGNASQMSDGAAAVLLMEKKKAESMGLKPRARIVERVVVGSDPTLMLDGVIPATRKVLDRAGLSINDMDRVEINEAFAPVVLAWEKEIGGSLDRVNVNGGAIALGHPLGATGAKLITTLLHELERIDGKYGLLTICIGHGMATAAIIERL
- a CDS encoding 3-hydroxyacyl-CoA dehydrogenase family protein, which translates into the protein MIKQVGVIGAGLMGNGIAQAMAMKGKRVIIQDITEEALNKGMDKIQKSLGRLQKAGHLSTQDVENTIANISTSLELHVACTESDLIIEAVPENLDLKKSVFKQLDEMAPEKAILATNTSELSVTAIASATKRPERVIGMHWFNPPPIMKLIEIVKGIDTLDETVKVIEQVSEEVGKETVLVKDAQGFVTTRALSAHMIECMRIYEEGIATIEDIDKAIRLGLNYPMGPLELADYVGLDTMMFVCEGMMDAYGDRFRPPQILRKLVEAGHYGVKTGRGFYKYDK
- a CDS encoding class I adenylate-forming enzyme family protein — its product is MNLGLSLSRNATRLPNKEAIVCEGRSFTYSELNREVNRLANGFIARGLSKGDKVAMMMKNSDQFVMVFYALMKAGAVAVPINFRLTASEVEYLLNDSDAKMVVFDEEFAEVMHRACKETPMVELKICAGKKAFADQLLLDSILSSDDCNPDVEVLESDDCEILYTSGTTGRPKGALFDHHRVFHVGINLTAMMGLTVEDRVIHIAPLYHCAQLNLFMVLSTFLGCTQVIYQDFDPVQTLKAFEEHRISVFFGVPTMYNFFLQVPNGKEFDLSSVRKCAYGAAPMPLSLLEKSMDLFSHKQFYNLCGLTEGGPGGVCLTPSRHLDKIGAGGTPIPNTEVRVVDETGEDVATGQIGEFIIRGETVMKEYYNKSEETQETFRDGWLYTGDLATMDEEGYITLVDRKKDMIISGGENVYSTEVEQAIYAHPDVLETAVIGIPHEVWGETVAAVIVPQKEAVINPEEIKAFCREKLAGYKVPRMFYQMEQLPRNASGKVLKFQLRKHYIEQQAKENVQT